From a single Lentisphaera profundi genomic region:
- the hemA gene encoding glutamyl-tRNA reductase, with amino-acid sequence MTLPFISIIGLNHKSAPVELRERLAFGADKLKEILSYCCDSLSEFVLISTCNRTEFIFNGEQAVLEKYLMEVGSFKESDFEDFFYRYNDYEALDHLFRVASGLDSLVVGEVQILGQVKSAFELSFEQNYATANFAHIYQQMLKCARQVRRDTDIGKGSVSVASIAVQLSKNIFDHLSGKKVLLIGAGEMCELAGVHFFDAGVDQIMVANRNVERAETLAKKFKGKAFGLDQLEDAVWGADIILSSTGSPDYILEKDLIKGVMSKRREPMFLIDIAVPRDIDPKINDLTDVFVYNIDDLNKIAEENRKKRGRAFGRAEEIVEGKLREFKEEQALSSVGPLINSFRERLHGIKDEEQAKLFRKLNHLSDSDKEAINKSLHQIVNKLLHDPIITLRDEVKRDDPSRLVKVFKDLFNL; translated from the coding sequence ATGACGCTGCCTTTTATTTCTATTATTGGTTTAAATCATAAGAGCGCCCCTGTAGAGTTACGTGAAAGGCTGGCTTTTGGTGCCGATAAATTAAAAGAGATCTTAAGCTATTGCTGTGATAGCCTTAGTGAATTTGTATTGATTTCTACCTGTAATCGAACCGAGTTTATTTTTAATGGTGAACAAGCGGTTTTAGAAAAATACCTCATGGAAGTGGGTTCATTTAAAGAGAGTGATTTTGAGGATTTCTTTTATCGCTATAATGATTACGAAGCCTTAGATCATCTTTTTCGAGTTGCTTCAGGTTTAGATTCTCTCGTTGTCGGCGAAGTGCAGATTTTAGGGCAAGTTAAGAGTGCGTTTGAATTGAGCTTTGAGCAGAATTATGCGACGGCCAATTTTGCACATATTTATCAACAAATGCTAAAATGTGCTCGCCAAGTTCGTCGCGATACAGATATCGGTAAGGGCTCTGTATCGGTAGCATCGATTGCGGTGCAGTTATCAAAAAATATTTTTGATCATTTATCAGGAAAAAAAGTTCTTTTGATTGGTGCAGGAGAAATGTGTGAATTAGCAGGGGTTCATTTTTTTGATGCAGGCGTTGATCAAATTATGGTAGCTAATCGAAATGTTGAGCGTGCTGAAACCTTGGCAAAGAAATTTAAGGGCAAAGCATTTGGCTTAGATCAGTTAGAGGACGCTGTGTGGGGAGCCGATATCATATTGTCTTCCACAGGTTCACCCGATTACATTTTAGAAAAAGATTTAATCAAGGGTGTGATGTCAAAACGTCGTGAACCAATGTTTTTAATTGATATTGCAGTTCCGCGAGATATTGATCCAAAGATTAATGATTTGACGGATGTTTTTGTCTATAATATTGATGACCTCAATAAGATTGCGGAAGAAAACCGCAAGAAACGCGGTCGTGCCTTTGGCCGTGCAGAAGAGATTGTAGAAGGGAAGTTACGAGAGTTTAAAGAGGAGCAGGCACTTTCCTCAGTGGGCCCTTTAATTAATTCTTTCCGTGAGCGTCTACATGGAATTAAAGATGAGGAGCAGGCTAAGCTTTTTCGAAAATTGAATCATTTGAGCGATTCTGATAAAGAGGCTATTAATAAAAGTTTACATCAAATTGTGAACAAATTACTTCATGATCCAATTATCACTCTAAGGGATGAAGTAAAGCGAGATGACCCATCACGCTTAGTGAAAGTATTTAAAGATTTATTTAATTTATAA
- the hemC gene encoding hydroxymethylbilane synthase, with protein sequence MESELKLRIATRGSQLALWQAEHVKSRLLEMDPSLEIELKIIKTQGDIILDVSLAKIGGKGLFVKEIEQAMMDGEADLAVHSMKDVPAELPEGLILQAILEREDPRDAFVSNKYKSLEELPDGAVVGTSSLRRGSQLYRQYPVKTALLRGNVNTRLAKLDDGQYDAIILAAAGLIRLDFGDRIASSLDPDKFIPSPGQGAVGVECREDDEQVCALLAKLNHQETSSRVRVEREFNLAIGGSCQVPAGCYATIEGDKYQLRAFVSSPDGKEYYREDMSGELKNLEGSGTEIANKLIARGAAVIINDLLGKDI encoded by the coding sequence TTGGAGTCCGAATTGAAATTGAGAATTGCAACACGTGGATCACAGCTAGCTTTATGGCAAGCTGAGCATGTAAAAAGTCGTTTATTAGAAATGGATCCCAGCTTGGAAATTGAGCTAAAAATAATCAAGACTCAGGGAGATATTATCCTGGATGTATCTTTAGCGAAAATTGGTGGCAAAGGTCTCTTTGTGAAAGAGATTGAGCAGGCAATGATGGACGGTGAAGCTGATTTAGCTGTGCATTCCATGAAAGATGTTCCTGCAGAGTTACCAGAAGGGCTTATTTTACAGGCGATTTTAGAGCGTGAAGATCCTAGAGATGCATTTGTTTCAAATAAATATAAAAGTTTAGAAGAACTTCCCGATGGTGCGGTAGTAGGAACGAGCTCATTGCGAAGGGGTAGTCAGCTTTATAGACAATATCCTGTGAAAACGGCGCTCTTACGCGGCAACGTCAACACTCGTTTAGCAAAGCTAGATGATGGACAGTATGATGCCATTATTTTGGCAGCAGCGGGGCTCATTCGTTTAGATTTTGGCGACAGAATAGCCTCGAGTCTAGATCCAGATAAATTCATTCCTAGTCCAGGTCAGGGGGCGGTAGGTGTTGAATGCAGAGAAGACGATGAGCAAGTTTGTGCATTGTTAGCCAAGCTAAATCATCAAGAGACTTCCTCGCGAGTAAGAGTTGAGAGAGAATTTAATTTAGCCATTGGTGGATCTTGTCAGGTGCCAGCAGGTTGTTATGCAACAATTGAAGGTGATAAGTATCAACTACGAGCCTTTGTTTCTTCCCCTGATGGTAAAGAGTATTATCGTGAAGATATGTCCGGTGAGCTTAAAAACTTAGAGGGAAGTGGTACGGAAATCGCGAACAAATTAATTGCACGAGGCGCAGCCGTCATTATTAATGATTTGCTAGGAAAAGATATTTAA
- a CDS encoding NAD(P)-dependent oxidoreductase, producing the protein MKLLVNLYSTVHSFSGQAEHFQEIFSLFGEDQCVFARSNEEFLEHLPQAECLICWSFSTDLYDLAKNLTLVVTPAAGRDWIEQDPRQQVQVEFSSFHGPMIAESFLGMLTYFNNQFPKQVVFQKRQLWNRNACEGRRLLRNQSLMILGCGNIGLHCGELATRIGMRVCGANRLGVGEGNFPCLPLNEAMKDLRSYDHVLSLLPGSEENEKILGDEFFKVMKSGANFYNFGRGTVLDEDELIHYLDECPTAFAGLDVAFEEPAPLSSDLYTHEQVLLTPHNSCTYKEYLDLFIVEFKSRFELGHFPSLVAK; encoded by the coding sequence ATGAAACTACTCGTTAATTTATATAGCACGGTTCATTCATTCTCTGGACAAGCTGAGCATTTTCAAGAAATCTTCAGCCTTTTTGGCGAAGATCAATGTGTGTTTGCTCGGAGCAATGAAGAATTCTTAGAGCATTTACCTCAAGCAGAATGCCTTATTTGTTGGAGTTTTTCTACTGACTTATATGACTTGGCAAAGAACTTGACGCTAGTGGTGACGCCAGCCGCGGGTCGTGATTGGATTGAACAAGATCCTCGTCAGCAAGTCCAGGTCGAGTTTTCGAGTTTTCATGGGCCGATGATTGCTGAATCCTTTTTAGGCATGCTCACGTATTTCAATAATCAGTTCCCCAAGCAAGTAGTCTTCCAAAAAAGACAGCTCTGGAACCGCAATGCCTGTGAAGGTCGTCGCCTACTTAGAAATCAAAGTTTAATGATTCTTGGCTGCGGTAATATTGGCCTTCACTGTGGTGAATTAGCCACAAGAATTGGAATGCGGGTTTGTGGTGCCAATCGTCTAGGAGTGGGAGAAGGTAACTTTCCTTGCCTACCTTTGAATGAGGCCATGAAAGATTTACGAAGTTATGATCATGTGCTTTCTTTATTGCCGGGAAGTGAAGAGAATGAAAAAATCTTAGGAGATGAGTTTTTTAAGGTCATGAAAAGCGGGGCAAATTTTTATAATTTTGGTCGCGGTACAGTACTTGATGAAGATGAATTAATTCATTATTTAGATGAGTGCCCAACTGCATTTGCGGGTTTAGATGTGGCTTTTGAAGAGCCTGCTCCCTTATCTTCGGATTTGTATACGCATGAGCAAGTTTTACTGACTCCGCATAACTCTTGTACCTATAAAGAATATTTAGATCTCTTTATAGTAGAATTTAAAAGTCGTTTTGAACTCGGGCATTTCCCCTCTCTGGTGGCAAAGTAG
- a CDS encoding MotA/TolQ/ExbB proton channel family protein → MIDFVLNLTKQGGPFVWLIMVLALIIVVLAVERFYYFHSTDIDRTDFMQGICSNLKKGNVIECVSHCDDTPGAISQIIRVAILHRKDEPVILEGAIQEVARNEQFLLEKRMDVLATFAQGCGVLGLLGTVAKLIEAFRQIGQEGSFVNLSNLAPYVGGALVAAATGMTVSFVAYMIYNIYLSRIRSILRDMEKTAYEMMYFIRSGEFISDDRELN, encoded by the coding sequence ATGATAGATTTTGTTTTAAATTTAACTAAGCAGGGCGGACCATTTGTCTGGCTCATCATGGTCTTGGCACTTATAATTGTTGTACTTGCGGTGGAGCGTTTTTACTATTTTCACAGTACCGATATTGATCGTACCGATTTTATGCAGGGTATCTGCTCTAATTTAAAGAAAGGCAATGTCATAGAATGCGTAAGTCATTGTGACGATACACCTGGAGCGATATCTCAAATTATTCGTGTGGCAATACTTCATAGAAAAGATGAGCCAGTGATTTTGGAAGGCGCAATTCAAGAAGTGGCAAGGAATGAGCAGTTTTTATTGGAAAAACGAATGGATGTATTAGCGACTTTTGCTCAAGGCTGTGGTGTGTTAGGGCTCTTGGGTACGGTAGCAAAACTCATTGAAGCTTTTCGCCAAATCGGTCAAGAAGGTAGTTTTGTGAATTTAAGTAATTTAGCACCTTATGTGGGCGGAGCCTTGGTGGCAGCTGCAACTGGTATGACGGTGTCTTTTGTTGCCTACATGATTTATAATATTTATTTATCCCGCATCCGTTCAATCTTACGGGATATGGAAAAGACTGCTTACGAAATGATGTATTTCATTCGTAGCGGGGAATTTATTAGCGATGATCGCGAGCTCAATTAA
- a CDS encoding ExbD/TolR family protein: MRFETKLEYRSKPVSTMGLLSVFSLILFCFLVSTSLDFQQGLKATMPQSSSSGLVATDKLAVVIVDHEGKYLPYFNNKPVSWDRLEEELVEVVQEKTLTTEKNGHSVQRRPVLSLKADKAVPYEYVITVLDIVRHMNIEVNLVTSPLSEEVQKSE, translated from the coding sequence ATGCGCTTTGAGACCAAGCTTGAATATAGAAGTAAGCCTGTTTCGACAATGGGTTTATTGAGTGTGTTTAGCTTGATTCTGTTTTGTTTTCTAGTTTCGACTTCATTGGATTTTCAGCAGGGACTTAAAGCAACAATGCCACAATCGAGTAGCTCAGGGTTGGTGGCAACAGATAAACTTGCCGTTGTTATCGTTGATCATGAGGGGAAGTATTTGCCTTATTTTAATAATAAGCCGGTCTCTTGGGACCGCTTAGAAGAGGAGCTGGTAGAGGTCGTACAAGAGAAGACTTTAACGACAGAAAAGAATGGTCATTCAGTTCAGCGTCGTCCAGTATTATCCTTAAAAGCGGATAAAGCGGTACCTTATGAATATGTGATCACAGTCCTAGATATAGTTCGCCATATGAATATAGAGGTGAATTTGGTGACCAGTCCTTTGAGCGAAGAAGTTCAAAAGAGTGAGTAA
- the murB gene encoding UDP-N-acetylmuramate dehydrogenase, which translates to MFPWKHVHFIGIGGAGLSAMASLLHQAGVKVTGSDLTHSLKTRSLEDMGIAISYHQEGELINAGISLVVMSTAVPSDNLELENAKNIGLKVVSRQVLLKAICDCYESVIAIGGSHGKTTVTSMCAWLFQQSGTAASWMIGGELNSIDFPSAKFDPTGPLIIEADESDGTIAALHASTGVLVNTDDDHSWSVGGVNQLYDNFRKFSRQSKTIFAADENSCRTVLSGIDSINFVNTDGSLQLPQKGDFMRLNASLAIEACVNEGLDKDPCKKHLESFCGVQRRSQVHFETAFLTLFEDYAHHPKELKALNSALEEQYDPYYKIAVFQVHRFERLESYVKEFAAELKEFDKVFLAPPFSAWSKRNDSPSLEQLRVLLSPKAEIFECENWEYNAEKVLAQTPTTEHCIITVIGAATVKDIIPWLKNQLISHSLSERLPDLEILHEPEWSEITTLGAGIKQHACYEPQSLEELQELIKFAKRYSLKTLILGAGSNMVGSDQLFDGIIIRLRLGDFAAITIDGLNAQVGAGVKWLRLIKTLQEHNLGGIEALAAVPGSIGGGVRMNAGAQGLETASFVLEVTGLTMDAKIIFFKSEDIQWSYRSCSLADDFIVTSIKMKFQRAVPQRSKAIVQSTREFRKKTQPGGRNPGCAFRNPGYLAAGLLIEKYGFKSLSFPHCAVSDIHANFFINEDKCSADEYARLMEYVQSGIYNACGIRLQQEVVFSDQRKINAVKALKITVLKGGPSSERPISLKSAEAVAKALRDGGHKVEEIDLNDFTLPQIAKDCDLIFPVLHGEFGEDGQVQKLIEEQGFPYVGCDISSSQLCIDKDATVCALRKAGLPVCESIVLRSKEELIPSNIKLPVVVKPNRQGSSICLSLVEKEEDLEKAIQLAFENDDTVLVESFFQGIECTVGIIDGKALSLVEIIPPEGFFDYDAKYTYSKGQTQYNCPPKQIPSEVCERLKQCAEETFKVLKGRQLMRVDMIWNQESDKFIILEANTMPGFTSSSLLPKAAKYDGVSFTELCCSLAKNAL; encoded by the coding sequence ATGTTTCCCTGGAAGCATGTTCATTTCATTGGTATTGGTGGCGCAGGACTCTCTGCAATGGCTTCCTTACTACATCAAGCCGGCGTCAAAGTTACCGGCTCAGACCTCACCCATAGTTTAAAAACGCGTAGCTTAGAAGACATGGGAATAGCCATTTCTTACCATCAAGAAGGCGAGCTCATCAATGCCGGCATAAGTCTCGTCGTTATGAGCACTGCTGTCCCAAGCGATAACCTAGAATTAGAGAACGCAAAAAACATCGGCCTAAAAGTAGTCTCACGACAAGTCTTACTAAAGGCGATCTGTGATTGTTATGAAAGCGTCATCGCTATCGGTGGTTCCCATGGAAAAACTACCGTAACATCTATGTGTGCTTGGTTATTCCAGCAAAGTGGCACCGCTGCGTCATGGATGATTGGTGGAGAACTTAATTCTATAGACTTCCCTTCAGCGAAATTTGATCCAACGGGACCTTTAATTATTGAAGCTGATGAATCAGATGGCACTATTGCAGCTCTACATGCTAGTACTGGCGTGCTCGTCAACACTGATGACGATCATTCCTGGAGCGTCGGCGGGGTTAATCAGCTCTATGATAATTTCAGAAAATTTAGTCGACAAAGTAAAACTATTTTTGCCGCAGATGAAAACTCATGCCGTACGGTTCTATCAGGTATTGATAGTATCAATTTCGTAAATACCGATGGAAGCTTACAACTCCCCCAGAAAGGCGACTTCATGCGCCTCAACGCTAGCTTGGCTATTGAAGCTTGTGTCAATGAAGGTCTAGACAAAGATCCGTGCAAAAAACACCTTGAAAGTTTCTGTGGTGTTCAACGGCGTTCACAAGTTCATTTTGAAACGGCTTTTCTCACTCTTTTCGAAGACTATGCTCATCATCCCAAAGAACTCAAAGCTCTTAACTCTGCCCTTGAGGAACAATATGACCCTTACTATAAAATAGCTGTTTTTCAGGTACACCGCTTTGAGCGACTCGAAAGCTATGTGAAGGAATTTGCTGCCGAGCTCAAAGAATTTGACAAAGTTTTCCTAGCTCCACCTTTCTCCGCATGGTCAAAAAGAAATGATTCCCCTTCACTTGAGCAATTACGAGTACTGCTAAGTCCCAAAGCAGAAATCTTCGAATGTGAGAATTGGGAATACAATGCTGAAAAAGTTTTAGCGCAAACCCCCACTACCGAACACTGTATCATTACCGTAATTGGCGCTGCCACAGTTAAAGACATTATTCCTTGGCTAAAGAATCAGTTAATCTCACATAGTCTTAGTGAGCGACTTCCTGATCTTGAAATTCTCCATGAACCCGAATGGTCTGAAATCACGACTCTTGGCGCAGGTATAAAACAACACGCCTGTTATGAACCACAATCACTTGAAGAGCTACAAGAACTCATAAAGTTTGCTAAGCGCTACTCACTCAAAACTCTCATTCTTGGTGCGGGCTCCAATATGGTAGGCAGCGATCAACTTTTTGATGGCATCATCATTCGCCTACGATTAGGTGATTTTGCTGCAATCACTATTGATGGATTAAACGCTCAAGTTGGTGCTGGAGTAAAATGGCTTCGCCTTATAAAGACTCTCCAAGAACATAATCTAGGCGGCATCGAAGCACTTGCTGCTGTACCCGGATCTATTGGCGGCGGGGTTCGTATGAACGCTGGTGCTCAAGGCCTTGAAACGGCAAGTTTTGTTCTTGAAGTTACCGGCCTCACGATGGACGCTAAAATCATATTCTTCAAAAGTGAAGATATTCAATGGTCTTATAGGTCATGTTCATTAGCTGATGATTTTATTGTAACGAGTATTAAAATGAAGTTTCAACGAGCGGTTCCACAACGCTCAAAAGCCATCGTTCAAAGTACTCGCGAATTTCGCAAAAAAACTCAACCGGGTGGGCGCAATCCTGGTTGCGCTTTCCGCAATCCCGGCTATCTAGCTGCTGGCTTACTCATCGAAAAATACGGTTTCAAATCTTTGAGTTTTCCACATTGCGCAGTTTCCGATATCCACGCCAATTTCTTTATCAACGAAGATAAATGTTCCGCGGATGAATACGCTAGACTTATGGAGTACGTACAAAGCGGAATCTATAATGCTTGCGGCATTCGACTCCAGCAAGAAGTCGTCTTTTCTGATCAAAGAAAAATTAATGCGGTGAAAGCTCTAAAAATCACAGTTCTCAAAGGAGGACCTTCGAGTGAACGTCCCATATCTTTAAAATCTGCAGAAGCCGTTGCTAAGGCTCTCAGAGATGGTGGCCATAAGGTAGAAGAAATTGATCTAAATGACTTTACCCTACCCCAAATCGCTAAAGATTGCGATTTGATTTTCCCGGTTTTACATGGCGAATTTGGCGAAGACGGACAAGTTCAAAAACTCATCGAAGAACAAGGCTTTCCCTATGTAGGTTGTGATATTAGTTCCAGTCAATTATGCATTGATAAAGACGCTACCGTTTGCGCACTCCGCAAAGCTGGACTTCCAGTCTGCGAATCCATCGTCCTACGTTCCAAAGAAGAGTTAATCCCCAGTAATATCAAGCTTCCTGTCGTCGTTAAACCCAATCGCCAGGGATCAAGTATCTGCTTGAGTCTCGTTGAAAAAGAAGAAGACTTAGAAAAAGCTATTCAACTGGCCTTTGAGAATGATGACACTGTCTTAGTAGAAAGTTTTTTCCAAGGCATAGAATGCACCGTCGGCATCATTGACGGCAAAGCCCTCAGCCTTGTAGAAATAATTCCCCCTGAAGGTTTCTTTGACTACGATGCTAAATATACCTACAGCAAAGGACAAACACAGTACAATTGCCCACCAAAGCAAATCCCTAGCGAAGTCTGTGAACGCCTCAAACAATGTGCTGAAGAAACTTTCAAAGTTCTAAAAGGAAGACAGCTCATGCGCGTTGATATGATTTGGAATCAGGAGAGCGATAAGTTCATTATTCTCGAAGCGAATACCATGCCTGGCTTCACTTCGAGTTCACTATTGCCTAAAGCCGCAAAGTACGATGGAGTTTCCTTCACAGAACTCTGTTGCTCGCTTGCCAAAAATGCACTATAA
- a CDS encoding DUF493 family protein — MQEDPGKQLEFPLDCQFRIICRVDANNIKNDLDAVTEKHALGKNADKGSLSKNGTFQTWILSCTIQTLESLRAVGADISAVDGVKMVL, encoded by the coding sequence ATGCAAGAAGACCCTGGAAAACAACTCGAATTCCCCTTAGATTGCCAATTTCGTATCATCTGTCGAGTTGATGCCAATAATATCAAAAATGATCTAGATGCTGTAACAGAAAAACACGCTCTCGGCAAGAACGCTGATAAAGGTTCTCTCTCCAAGAATGGCACCTTCCAAACATGGATTCTTTCATGCACCATTCAAACACTTGAATCACTACGTGCGGTAGGAGCTGATATATCAGCAGTTGACGGCGTAAAAATGGTACTCTAA
- the rdgB gene encoding RdgB/HAM1 family non-canonical purine NTP pyrophosphatase has translation MKIIAATNNKHKLVELRAILKQLGIEVLSAADVGGIPDVVEDADTFVGNASKKAIESSTFLGMPVLSDDSGLCVDSLDGRPGVFSARYGGAGLNDTDRCHKLLGELKDCDKRKAHFACVIALADGKGNFLGSSMGKCQGHIAENMTGDEGFGYDPLFIPDGYEQSFAELGEETKNSLSHRKNALANAIADGLFDKLK, from the coding sequence ATGAAAATCATTGCCGCAACAAATAATAAACATAAACTTGTCGAACTAAGAGCAATCCTCAAGCAACTAGGAATTGAGGTTTTATCTGCCGCTGACGTAGGAGGAATACCCGATGTTGTAGAGGATGCCGATACTTTTGTCGGCAATGCCAGTAAAAAAGCCATCGAGTCTTCGACTTTTTTAGGCATGCCAGTCCTCTCTGATGACTCAGGTCTTTGCGTTGATTCACTAGATGGTCGCCCTGGTGTTTTCAGTGCTCGTTACGGTGGAGCTGGACTCAATGATACTGACCGCTGCCATAAGCTCTTGGGAGAATTAAAAGATTGCGACAAGCGCAAAGCTCACTTTGCTTGCGTCATTGCTTTAGCAGATGGTAAAGGAAATTTCCTCGGCTCCAGCATGGGTAAATGCCAAGGTCACATCGCCGAAAATATGACCGGTGACGAAGGCTTTGGATACGACCCTCTTTTTATTCCCGATGGCTATGAGCAGAGCTTTGCTGAACTTGGTGAAGAAACTAAAAACTCCTTGAGTCACCGTAAAAATGCCTTAGCAAATGCCATTGCTGACGGTCTTTTCGATAAACTTAAATAA
- a CDS encoding PhoH family protein, which translates to MNKIYILDTTVILNDSNAIFAFPEEHVIIPLSVIEKVDKFKREMNDLGKNAREFNRTMDTLRKKGALTEGIQLENKGTLQILIRASKNQNADNIASDSVLTIGKNMRDDQPEKKIIIVSKDLNLRLKANALDLRAEGYEKDRFEEIMDYKGWHTLYISQEELDEFNAIGSFNYEGDIKLRSNEFINFKLEGKEKTRALARVASHAPNIIIPLRFSSEDISGLRPLNMEQTFVLEALLDENIKLVSLQGVAGTGKTLLAVAAGLRQVLRDFTFNKILVSRPIMPMGKDIGYLPGDIDEKLRPWMQPIFDAVELIRSIDRRSSKPILPSNLMDMEELHIEPLTYIRGRSIPNQYMVIDEAQNLSPLELKTIVTRMGKNSKIVLTGDVQQIDHPYMDSYSNGLAYVAGRFRDSPLAAHIKLSKGERSELAEAAVNLL; encoded by the coding sequence ATGAACAAAATCTATATCCTAGACACTACCGTAATCCTCAATGACTCAAATGCTATTTTCGCTTTCCCTGAAGAGCATGTCATCATCCCTCTTAGTGTTATAGAAAAAGTGGATAAGTTTAAGCGAGAGATGAATGATCTGGGCAAGAACGCCCGTGAATTCAACCGCACAATGGATACACTCCGTAAAAAAGGAGCTCTCACTGAAGGCATTCAACTAGAAAACAAGGGTACCCTACAAATTCTTATCCGTGCATCAAAAAACCAAAATGCGGACAATATTGCTAGTGATAGCGTATTAACCATTGGTAAAAACATGCGGGATGATCAGCCAGAAAAAAAAATCATCATTGTATCGAAAGATCTTAACCTACGTTTAAAAGCCAATGCACTCGACCTTCGCGCCGAGGGCTATGAAAAAGATCGTTTTGAAGAAATTATGGATTATAAAGGCTGGCACACACTCTACATTTCCCAAGAAGAACTCGACGAATTTAATGCTATTGGTAGCTTCAACTACGAAGGTGATATTAAATTGCGTTCCAACGAATTCATTAACTTCAAACTTGAAGGAAAAGAAAAGACCCGTGCACTAGCCCGCGTCGCTAGCCACGCTCCCAATATAATTATCCCTCTAAGGTTTTCGTCTGAAGATATCTCAGGACTCCGCCCCCTCAACATGGAGCAAACTTTTGTCCTCGAAGCTCTGCTTGATGAAAATATTAAACTCGTGAGTTTACAGGGCGTTGCCGGCACAGGAAAAACCCTCCTGGCTGTCGCGGCAGGTTTAAGACAAGTACTACGTGATTTCACCTTTAACAAAATCCTTGTTTCGCGCCCTATCATGCCAATGGGAAAAGATATTGGCTATCTCCCAGGTGATATCGACGAGAAATTACGTCCATGGATGCAACCCATTTTTGATGCAGTAGAGCTGATCCGCTCTATTGACAGAAGAAGCTCGAAACCTATTTTACCTTCGAACCTAATGGATATGGAAGAATTACATATCGAACCGCTCACCTACATACGTGGTCGGAGTATCCCCAATCAGTACATGGTCATCGATGAAGCTCAAAATTTATCTCCTCTTGAGCTCAAGACTATCGTGACCCGCATGGGAAAAAATTCAAAAATTGTCCTGACTGGTGATGTCCAACAAATTGATCATCCCTATATGGATAGCTATTCAAATGGTTTAGCTTATGTTGCTGGTCGTTTCCGCGACAGTCCCTTGGCTGCACACATCAAACTTTCAAAAGGCGAAAGAAGCGAACTAGCTGAAGCCGCCGTCAATCTACTTTAG